A region from the Inhella inkyongensis genome encodes:
- a CDS encoding DUF3047 domain-containing protein, whose protein sequence is MTGLSEMGRRTFLGGAVLGLTGCVSLPSPPLEAADGWSHVRLPGKKASLYRTTVKEGRAAIEARAEGSASLWRRPLDLAPEALGEVNFSWWVQSLLPRSDVRDAGREDAVVRVLFAFDGDRSRLSARNRALFELAELLTGEPPPFATLMYVWERQAPLETVIHNPRTDRVRKIVVDTGTEHLGRWREHRRRLDLDYQRAFGEPPGRLQSVALMSDADNTGGSVRAWYGPVELAGQSLTGA, encoded by the coding sequence ATGACGGGATTGTCTGAGATGGGGCGGCGTACTTTTCTGGGCGGCGCGGTGTTGGGTTTGACGGGCTGCGTCAGCCTACCCTCCCCGCCGCTGGAAGCTGCCGATGGCTGGAGCCATGTGCGGCTGCCGGGCAAGAAGGCGAGCCTCTACCGCACCACGGTCAAGGAGGGGCGCGCCGCCATCGAGGCCCGCGCCGAGGGCTCGGCCAGCCTGTGGCGCCGCCCCCTGGACCTGGCACCCGAGGCGCTGGGCGAGGTGAACTTTTCTTGGTGGGTGCAGAGCCTGCTGCCGCGCTCTGATGTGCGCGACGCCGGGCGCGAGGACGCCGTGGTGCGGGTGCTGTTTGCCTTTGACGGCGACCGCAGCCGTCTCAGTGCGCGCAACCGCGCGCTTTTTGAGCTGGCCGAGTTGCTGACGGGCGAGCCCCCGCCCTTTGCCACCCTGATGTATGTGTGGGAGCGCCAGGCCCCGCTGGAGACGGTGATCCACAACCCGCGCACCGACCGCGTGCGCAAGATCGTGGTGGACACCGGGACGGAACACCTGGGCCGCTGGCGCGAGCACCGCCGCCGTCTGGACTTGGACTACCAGCGCGCCTTTGGCGAGCCGCCCGGCCGCTTGCAGTCGGTGGCCCTGATGAGCGACGCCGACAACACCGGCGGCTCGGTGCGCGCCTGGTATGGGCCGGTGGAGTTGGCAGGTCAGTCCCTCACTGGGGCCTGA
- a CDS encoding 3',5'-nucleoside bisphosphate phosphatase encodes MPLRPADLNPLTNADLHCHSSVSDGTLAPEVVAARAAAQGVQLWALTDHDEVGGVARARAAALAAGMAFLSGVEISVSFAGKVVHIVGLGFDETDPQLLQGLQTTRGGREQRAREMAAQLAQVGIHGAFEGALQHVGNPDLISRTHFARFLVENGHCRDVPEVFRRFLTPGKPGYVEHRWAALADALRWIHEAGGLAVIAHPARYGFTPNEEWGLINDFIAHGGRAVEVVTGSHSDLDALRWTEQALEFGLLASRGSDFHSPEESRTELGSLPALSGRLQPVWMALQARIDFPPIKPQ; translated from the coding sequence ATGCCCTTGCGCCCTGCCGATTTGAACCCCCTGACCAATGCCGACCTGCATTGCCACTCCAGCGTCAGCGATGGCACTTTGGCACCCGAGGTCGTGGCCGCGCGCGCGGCCGCACAGGGCGTGCAACTCTGGGCCTTGACCGATCACGACGAGGTGGGCGGTGTGGCGCGCGCGCGCGCCGCTGCGCTGGCGGCTGGCATGGCCTTCCTGAGCGGGGTAGAGATCTCGGTCAGCTTTGCCGGCAAGGTGGTGCACATCGTCGGCCTCGGGTTTGACGAGACCGACCCGCAACTGCTGCAGGGCCTGCAAACCACACGTGGCGGGCGCGAACAGCGCGCGCGCGAGATGGCGGCGCAGCTGGCGCAGGTGGGCATCCACGGGGCGTTCGAGGGGGCGCTGCAGCATGTGGGCAACCCCGATCTGATCTCGCGCACGCACTTTGCGCGCTTCCTGGTGGAAAACGGCCACTGCCGCGACGTGCCCGAGGTCTTCCGCCGCTTTCTCACGCCAGGCAAGCCCGGCTATGTGGAACACCGCTGGGCTGCGCTGGCCGACGCACTGCGCTGGATTCACGAGGCAGGTGGCCTGGCGGTGATCGCCCACCCGGCGCGCTATGGCTTCACACCCAACGAGGAGTGGGGCCTGATCAACGACTTCATCGCCCACGGCGGCCGGGCGGTGGAGGTGGTGACGGGCAGTCACTCGGATCTAGATGCCCTGCGCTGGACCGAGCAGGCGCTGGAGTTCGGCCTGCTGGCCTCGCGCGGCAGCGACTTCCACTCGCCCGAGGAAAGCCGCACCGAACTGGGCAGCCTGCCGGCGCTGAGCGGCCGGCTGCAGCCGGTGTGGATGGCGCTTCAGGCGCGCATCGACTTTCCGCCAATCAAGCCGCAATAG
- a CDS encoding wax ester/triacylglycerol synthase family O-acyltransferase, translated as MSRLSLLDLAFFVAETAASPKHVAGLHILARPKGSSVKFARELFDELREHTEVQPPFNRVIQFVGAGLLPSWRKAEAVDLDQHLFFHRLKRGRNQREDLYAHVSELHQPVLDRSRPLWEVHVIDGLWDGQFAIYYKMHHAYADGITMTRWGSEALSTEPDELELRPVWATDHLRRRRGSGGAAGAAPRSPINLQLIGKVWKQITANSKRAVGISRLGAMLALEAVKLTKNAIALPFMASGATPFTGTATPGRQLATAAVPMERIAKVRAKARATLNHVALTCLDGAMHRYLKDEGITLDRPITIQMPVNLRREGEKGAGNKIGIILVDLSPPTDDAYVRLRNVGYSLRNVRTMIDAVAPEAIETYTILTGVLGQLADMFKLADVVTPMGNATVSNVPGPAEFLYLKGAQVREMHPVSTLPPTHLINITLFSYAGQLNFGLIATDALPNLQRLARYVEEEFVALEGAV; from the coding sequence ATGAGCCGACTCTCCTTGCTGGACCTTGCCTTCTTTGTGGCCGAGACCGCCGCCAGCCCCAAGCATGTGGCCGGCCTGCACATCCTGGCGCGGCCCAAGGGCAGCAGCGTGAAATTCGCGCGCGAGTTGTTCGATGAACTGCGGGAGCACACCGAGGTCCAGCCGCCCTTCAACCGCGTGATCCAGTTCGTGGGCGCCGGCTTGCTGCCCAGCTGGCGCAAGGCCGAAGCGGTGGACCTGGACCAGCACTTGTTCTTCCATCGTTTGAAGCGCGGCCGCAACCAGCGCGAGGACCTCTATGCGCACGTGAGCGAGCTGCACCAGCCCGTGCTGGACCGCAGCCGCCCGCTGTGGGAGGTGCATGTCATCGACGGCCTCTGGGACGGCCAGTTCGCCATCTACTACAAGATGCACCACGCCTATGCGGACGGCATCACCATGACGCGCTGGGGTTCTGAGGCCCTGAGCACCGAGCCCGATGAGCTCGAACTGCGCCCGGTCTGGGCCACCGACCACCTGCGCCGCCGCCGAGGGTCAGGGGGGGCGGCCGGCGCCGCGCCGCGCAGCCCCATCAATCTGCAGCTCATCGGCAAAGTCTGGAAGCAGATCACCGCCAACAGCAAGCGCGCCGTGGGCATTTCGCGCCTGGGTGCCATGCTGGCGCTGGAGGCCGTCAAGCTCACCAAGAACGCGATTGCCTTGCCCTTCATGGCCAGCGGCGCCACGCCCTTCACAGGCACCGCTACGCCCGGCCGCCAGCTGGCCACCGCCGCCGTGCCCATGGAGCGCATTGCCAAGGTGCGCGCCAAGGCCCGCGCCACCCTCAACCATGTGGCCCTGACCTGCCTGGACGGTGCCATGCACCGCTACCTGAAGGACGAGGGCATCACGCTGGACCGCCCCATCACCATCCAGATGCCGGTGAATCTGCGGCGCGAGGGCGAGAAGGGCGCCGGCAACAAGATCGGCATCATCCTGGTGGACCTCTCACCGCCCACCGACGACGCCTATGTGCGCCTGCGCAATGTCGGCTACTCACTGCGCAATGTGCGCACCATGATCGACGCCGTCGCCCCCGAGGCCATCGAGACCTACACCATCCTGACCGGCGTGCTGGGCCAGCTGGCCGATATGTTCAAGCTCGCCGACGTGGTCACGCCCATGGGCAATGCCACCGTCTCCAACGTGCCCGGCCCGGCCGAGTTCCTCTACCTGAAAGGTGCCCAGGTGCGCGAGATGCACCCGGTCTCCACCCTGCCGCCCACGCACCTGATCAACATCACCCTCTTCAGCTATGCCGGGCAGCTGAACTTCGGCCTGATCGCCACCGACGCCTTGCCGAATCTGCAGCGGTTGGCGAGGTATGTGGAGGAGGAATTTGTGGCGTTGGAGGGGGCGGTGTAG